In a single window of the Natator depressus isolate rNatDep1 chromosome 24, rNatDep2.hap1, whole genome shotgun sequence genome:
- the HCST gene encoding hematopoietic cell signal transducer isoform X2 has product MWGPALPFLCLLIADAVSAQGQGQCGDCYQIQASIIVGVVLGDLVFTLFLIAGVYHCTKRCSKPTGNSEDQNIYMNMPGRVN; this is encoded by the exons ATGtggggccctgccctgcccttcctctgcctcctcatcG CGGACGCCGTCTCCGCCCAGGGACAGG ggcagtgtggggatTGCTACCAGATCCAGGCGTCCATCATCGTGGGTGTGGTGCTCGGAGACCTCGTCTTCACCCTGTTCCTCATCGCCGGGGTATATCACTGCACCAAGCGCTGCAGCAAACCCACGGGCAACAGCg AAGACCAGAATATTTATATGAACATGCCTGGAAGAGTCAactga
- the HCST gene encoding hematopoietic cell signal transducer isoform X1: MWYKDNSQYQETQESILTFPPTKERSGRSSCAAQIAIGYGRSPPVSVDVQSDAVSAQGQGQCGDCYQIQASIIVGVVLGDLVFTLFLIAGVYHCTKRCSKPTGNSEDQNIYMNMPGRVN; the protein is encoded by the exons ATGTGGTACAAGGATAACAGCCAGTATCAGGAGACCCAAGAGAGCATCCTGACCTTCCCCCCTACAAAGGAGCGGTCCGGTCGCTCCAGCTGTGCGGCTCAGATCGCGATCGGCTATGGACGGTCTCCGCCTGTCTCCGTGGATGTGCAGT CGGACGCCGTCTCCGCCCAGGGACAGG ggcagtgtggggatTGCTACCAGATCCAGGCGTCCATCATCGTGGGTGTGGTGCTCGGAGACCTCGTCTTCACCCTGTTCCTCATCGCCGGGGTATATCACTGCACCAAGCGCTGCAGCAAACCCACGGGCAACAGCg AAGACCAGAATATTTATATGAACATGCCTGGAAGAGTCAactga
- the LOC141977523 gene encoding B-cell receptor CD22-like yields the protein MVDAGSHTVAAVPGPPPHFGLLKAQRKGQRLCDKNTLAEAQPVALDVGKQLPWWLMLLRVIAGTDQPFALSSAPQHRGCPGVTMRRLVWLLFLPGFLCQCGQQPAEVPASLIAWTGACLSIPCRYKSCLLNPRRPNNPTINSLAWYLNPGYDPEKKDFSGTVLYKHNASISPAFAGCVRFLGDLERDCSLQRCDLQASENGTNGLRLIASNPRQKQEETWMTVINVNVMGKRESPGLPCRNRLKTHSPPCPHNPLL from the exons ATGGTCGATGCCGGTTCTCACACCGTGGCTGCTGTCCCAGGTCCTCCCCCTCATTTTGGTTTGCTCAAAGCCCAGAGGAAGGGGCAGCGTCTCTGTGACAAAAATACCCTGGCTGAGGCCCAGCCAGTGGCCCTTGACGTGGGGAAACAGCTGCCCTG GTGGTTGATGTTGCTCCGGGTCATCGCAGGCACCGACCAGCCCTTCGCTCTTTCTTCTGCTCCCCAGCACCGCGGCTGCCCAGGGGTCACCATGAGACGTCTCGTCTGGCTGCTGTTCCTCCCGG GCTTCCTGTGTCAATGTGGCCAGCAACCCGCCGAGGTGCCTGCATCCCTGATCGCTTGGACGGGGGCCTGTCTGTCCATCCCGTGCCGCTATAAATcctgcctcctgaaccccagaagGCCAAACAACCCAACCATCAACTCCCTGGCCTGGTACCTGAACCCTGGGTATGACCCTGAGAAGAAAGATTTCAGTGGCACTGTCCTCTATAAACACAACGCCTCCATCAGCCCGGCCTTTGCAGGGTGCGTGAGGTTCCTGGGGGACCTGGAGAGAGATTGCAGCCTGCAGCGGTGTGACCTGCAGGCCAGCGAGAACGGCACGAATGGGCTGAGACTGATCGCCTCGAACCCCAGGCAGAAGCAGGAGGAGACATGGATGACTGTTATAAATGTGAACGTGATGGGTAAGAGGGAAAGTCCTGGGCTTCCTTGCAGGAACAGACTAAAGACTCatagccccccctgcccccacaatcccctgctctaa